Proteins from a single region of Acidobacteriota bacterium:
- a CDS encoding isoaspartyl peptidase/L-asparaginase yields the protein MSVAPAIVVHGGCGRIEAATVAERPEGVRQAAARGFEVLRAGGTSLDAVEAAVEVLEELPLFNAGRGSVLNAEGEIETDASIMDGATRRAGAVACVRGILHPVQLARRVMETTPHVLLAGEGATRFAQSQGFPRLRPEDLIVDARRAQWERVRTAESQSEHGTVGAVACDLQGHVAAATSTGGMVNKLPGRTGDTPLIGCGTWADARLAVSCTGHGEQIIRMTLARLAAFQYESSSDAQRAGEAALAELNATAAGDAGLILVDRQGRVAFCKNTPNMPVCAISHQGTLVQA from the coding sequence ATGAGCGTCGCGCCGGCGATTGTGGTTCATGGCGGCTGCGGCCGCATCGAGGCCGCAACCGTGGCCGAGCGGCCGGAAGGCGTGCGCCAGGCGGCGGCGCGCGGCTTCGAGGTTCTGCGCGCGGGCGGCACATCGCTCGATGCCGTGGAAGCGGCGGTTGAAGTGCTCGAGGAGCTGCCGCTGTTCAATGCCGGACGGGGCTCGGTACTCAATGCCGAAGGGGAAATCGAAACCGACGCCTCCATCATGGATGGGGCCACCCGCCGCGCCGGCGCTGTCGCCTGTGTGCGCGGCATTCTCCATCCCGTGCAGCTTGCGCGGCGGGTGATGGAAACCACGCCCCATGTGCTGCTCGCCGGTGAGGGCGCCACACGTTTTGCCCAATCGCAGGGATTTCCGCGGCTGCGCCCTGAGGATCTAATCGTCGATGCCCGCCGGGCGCAGTGGGAGCGCGTGCGGACTGCCGAATCGCAGAGTGAGCATGGCACGGTGGGCGCGGTGGCCTGTGATCTCCAGGGTCATGTGGCGGCGGCGACCTCAACCGGCGGCATGGTCAACAAGCTGCCCGGACGCACCGGTGACACTCCGCTCATCGGCTGTGGCACCTGGGCAGACGCGCGCCTGGCCGTTTCCTGTACCGGCCACGGCGAGCAGATTATCCGCATGACGCTGGCGCGGCTGGCGGCATTTCAATACGAAAGCTCCAGCGATGCGCAACGCGCGGGTGAAGCCGCGCTCGCAGAACTCAACGCCACCGCGGCCGGCGATGCCGGCCTGATTCTGGTTGACCGGCAAGGCCGGGTTGCGTTTTGCAAAAACACACCTAACATGCCCGTATGCGCGATCAGCCACCAGGGAACCTTAGTCCAGGCGTAG
- a CDS encoding MFS transporter yields the protein MRDQPPGNLSPGVAAAQPAAPPQQYPRRAFFVLFLVEIWERFGYYGMASIMVLYMVERLGWRDQRADLIWGAFSALVYAMPIAGGWIGDRVLGARRTLVLGAATLGLGYLLLAIPLTATFFAAMAVIAAGNGLFKVNPNNLVSRLYGDDRTKLDILFTIYYMSLNVGSFVSILLTPWIAEHQKWTVSIAGLRFDSWHLAFGLSALGLALGLINYGTWRRYMRPYGTEPDFQPLPWRKLGAVIVACLIAIGVLAEIIRHPQIATGMVVVFAILIAWVFAHLLRTNRERGARGRIWACLVFTILSIVWAIFNQQIYTSLTLFAYHNVHHRLLGLYVAPAQFQDLNEFWLVLMAMPLAGLYQRMARTRHGDFSMAVKYTAGLYLLAIGFFLYAASGLHAPGGVVSPWWLVAGYGAQSLGELLMSALGFSMVSQLVPERARGITMGAWYLGIGVGLYAGGWIAGLASVPSGVASVTLSLSLYMHVFAWLGAGALVCALASTALIPRLNRWTAA from the coding sequence ATGCGCGATCAGCCACCAGGGAACCTTAGTCCAGGCGTAGCGGCCGCGCAGCCCGCCGCGCCGCCGCAGCAGTACCCGCGCCGCGCCTTCTTCGTTCTGTTTCTGGTTGAAATCTGGGAGCGCTTCGGCTACTACGGCATGGCCTCGATCATGGTGCTCTACATGGTGGAGCGCCTGGGCTGGCGCGATCAGCGCGCCGATCTGATCTGGGGCGCGTTTTCCGCGCTGGTCTATGCCATGCCGATTGCCGGGGGCTGGATTGGCGACCGCGTCCTGGGCGCCCGCCGCACGCTGGTGTTGGGCGCGGCGACGCTCGGCCTGGGTTATCTGCTGCTGGCCATTCCGCTAACTGCGACCTTTTTTGCCGCCATGGCCGTCATTGCCGCCGGCAATGGGCTGTTCAAGGTCAACCCCAACAACCTGGTCTCGCGCCTCTACGGCGACGATCGCACCAAACTCGACATCCTCTTCACGATTTACTACATGTCGCTGAACGTGGGTTCGTTCGTGTCGATCCTGCTGACGCCGTGGATTGCCGAGCATCAGAAGTGGACCGTGAGCATCGCCGGTCTGCGGTTCGACAGTTGGCACCTCGCGTTCGGCCTGAGCGCCCTTGGGTTGGCGTTGGGACTGATCAACTACGGCACCTGGCGGCGCTACATGCGGCCGTACGGCACCGAACCGGATTTCCAGCCGCTGCCCTGGCGCAAGCTGGGTGCGGTGATCGTGGCCTGCCTCATCGCGATCGGGGTGCTGGCGGAAATCATCCGCCATCCGCAGATCGCAACGGGGATGGTTGTGGTGTTTGCGATCCTGATCGCCTGGGTGTTTGCACATCTGCTGCGAACGAACCGCGAGCGCGGGGCGCGCGGCCGCATCTGGGCCTGCCTGGTGTTCACGATCCTGTCCATCGTCTGGGCGATCTTCAATCAGCAGATCTACACCTCGCTCACTCTGTTCGCCTACCACAACGTGCACCATCGTCTGCTCGGCCTGTACGTGGCGCCGGCGCAGTTTCAGGATCTGAACGAGTTCTGGCTGGTGCTGATGGCGATGCCGCTCGCCGGCCTCTATCAGCGGATGGCGCGCACGCGTCACGGTGATTTCTCCATGGCCGTAAAATACACCGCGGGACTGTATCTTCTGGCCATCGGCTTTTTTCTCTATGCCGCGAGCGGCCTGCATGCGCCCGGCGGCGTCGTCTCGCCCTGGTGGTTGGTGGCCGGCTATGGCGCGCAATCGCTGGGCGAACTGCTCATGAGCGCCCTTGGCTTCTCGATGGTCTCGCAGCTTGTACCCGAGCGGGCGCGGGGCATCACCATGGGCGCGTGGTATCTGGGGATAGGCGTGGGCCTCTACGCCGGCGGCTGGATTGCCGGCCTCGCCAGCGTCCCCAGCGGCGTCGCCAGCGTGACGCTCAGTCTGTCGCTCTACATGCACGTTTTCGCCTGGCTGGGCGCCGGCGCCCTGGTCTGTGCATTGGCCTCCACCGCCCTTATCCCCCGCCTTAACCGCTGGACCGCAGCATAG
- a CDS encoding DUF4242 domain-containing protein, whose protein sequence is MPRFVIEREVPGAGTLGDEEARAMARKSCAVLRGMPDVQWLESFVTDHKIYCIYLAPSETAIREHARLGGFPANAVAEVRRIIDPSTSE, encoded by the coding sequence ATGCCGCGATTCGTGATCGAGCGGGAGGTTCCCGGAGCAGGCACGCTGGGCGACGAGGAGGCGCGGGCGATGGCGCGGAAGTCGTGCGCGGTGCTGCGCGGTATGCCGGACGTGCAGTGGCTGGAAAGCTTTGTGACTGATCATAAAATCTACTGCATCTATCTCGCCCCCAGCGAGACGGCGATCCGCGAGCACGCACGGCTGGGCGGTTTCCCCGCGAACGCGGTGGCCGAGGTGCGCCGCATCATCGATCCGTCCACAAGCGAATAG
- a CDS encoding nitrite/sulfite reductase, with protein MPETAIQKAERLKQEQNPWNELPRLLASFRRGAAAIDPDDLSHRLRWWGLYTQGDGAGAFGAAAPYFMLRIRIPNGLLTAAQTETIAALSEEFGRGLADVTVRQNIQLHWLEAEALPEILERLEAAGLTSKSACGDDPRNLTGCPLAGLDATEYADASPLALAVNRALLASGDYYNLPRKFKISITGCRDWCSNPEINDVAFTAFPRPGARREDRAGALGVPSPAERQAGGGAQPRQAPRQSIEPVWFGLRVGGGLSNTPFLALPLPVKVAWQQVVPVACAIAGLYRDRQELRQSRAQARLKFLFLKHGWTAAQFQAELERRLGFVLEPSAPDPAPVPEFRDHLGIYEQKQAGRYCVGASVPRGRLHAGQLAALAEGARRFGASEVRLTAMQNAVIPHVAEGNVMALVGHLEHWELPVRASAFRRGVMSCTGKEFCKLAVTETKSFAATLMAELEQRLPDFPVPLRVNLNGCPNSCGQHWVADVGLQGARVKTTNGPADGFDVYLGGGLGAGARLSQKTLGRVLATELPDRLEALFRHYLAGRQPDESFRDFVARAGTAALEAVLGTVPAAETPRREHQTFVPVEDLV; from the coding sequence ATGCCAGAAACAGCCATTCAGAAAGCCGAGCGCTTGAAACAGGAGCAGAACCCCTGGAACGAACTGCCGCGCCTGCTCGCCAGCTTCCGCCGCGGTGCCGCGGCGATCGATCCCGACGATCTCAGCCACCGGCTGCGCTGGTGGGGGCTGTACACCCAGGGTGATGGCGCGGGCGCGTTTGGCGCGGCGGCGCCCTATTTCATGCTGCGCATCCGCATCCCCAATGGCTTGCTCACCGCCGCGCAGACCGAAACCATCGCCGCGCTCTCGGAGGAGTTCGGCCGCGGCCTGGCCGATGTCACCGTGCGTCAGAACATCCAACTGCATTGGCTGGAAGCCGAGGCGCTGCCGGAAATTCTTGAGCGCCTGGAGGCGGCCGGACTAACCTCAAAATCCGCCTGCGGCGACGACCCGCGCAACCTCACCGGCTGCCCGCTCGCCGGTCTCGACGCCACCGAATACGCTGACGCCAGTCCGCTGGCGTTGGCCGTCAACCGGGCCCTGCTCGCCAGCGGCGATTACTACAACCTGCCGCGCAAATTCAAAATCTCAATCACCGGCTGCCGCGACTGGTGCTCGAATCCGGAGATCAACGACGTCGCCTTCACTGCCTTTCCCCGCCCTGGTGCCCGACGCGAGGATCGGGCTGGGGCTCTCGGGGTCCCCAGCCCGGCCGAGCGTCAAGCGGGTGGCGGGGCGCAGCCACGCCAGGCCCCGCGCCAGTCAATCGAACCCGTCTGGTTCGGCCTGCGCGTGGGCGGCGGCCTGTCGAACACACCCTTTCTCGCCCTGCCACTGCCGGTCAAGGTGGCATGGCAGCAGGTGGTGCCAGTCGCCTGCGCGATCGCCGGCCTGTACCGCGATCGCCAGGAGCTGCGCCAAAGCCGCGCGCAAGCGCGGCTTAAATTTCTCTTCCTCAAGCATGGCTGGACGGCCGCGCAGTTTCAGGCCGAGCTGGAGCGCCGCCTCGGGTTTGTGCTTGAGCCCTCGGCGCCGGACCCGGCGCCGGTGCCCGAATTCCGCGACCACCTCGGCATTTACGAGCAGAAGCAAGCCGGCCGCTACTGCGTGGGCGCGAGTGTGCCGCGCGGCCGCTTGCACGCCGGCCAGTTGGCCGCGCTCGCCGAGGGCGCCCGGCGCTTTGGCGCCAGCGAGGTGCGGCTCACGGCCATGCAAAACGCGGTGATTCCGCACGTTGCCGAGGGCAATGTCATGGCCCTGGTCGGGCACCTCGAACATTGGGAACTGCCGGTACGCGCTTCGGCGTTCCGGCGGGGCGTCATGAGCTGCACCGGCAAGGAGTTCTGCAAGCTGGCGGTGACGGAAACCAAATCCTTCGCCGCGACGCTGATGGCCGAGCTGGAACAGCGGCTCCCCGACTTTCCTGTGCCGCTGCGCGTGAATCTGAACGGCTGCCCCAACTCCTGCGGCCAGCACTGGGTCGCCGATGTGGGCTTGCAAGGCGCACGCGTAAAAACAACCAACGGTCCGGCCGATGGCTTCGACGTGTACCTCGGCGGCGGCCTGGGTGCGGGCGCGCGCCTCTCGCAGAAAACACTGGGCCGGGTGCTTGCTACCGAACTCCCCGATCGCCTCGAAGCGCTGTTCCGCCACTATCTCGCCGGACGGCAGCCGGACGAGAGCTTCCGTGACTTCGTGGCGCGCGCCGGCACCGCCGCGCTCGAAGCTGTGCTGGGCACCGTGCCCGCCGCCGAGACGCCGCGGCGCGAACACCAGACGTTCGTTCCCGTGGAGGATTTAGTCTGA
- a CDS encoding GNAT family N-acetyltransferase, with product MQTEVVALRRFNRFYTRKAGTLREHLLDSPYSLTETRVLFELSTRGEISAQAIAAELELDPGYLSRLVRKFETAKLLRRETSPHDRRELRLTLTPQGRRAFAVVNQRADKLARELLAPLTAEQQSRLIRSMQTIEDLLGDANPAPFVLRPHRAGDMGWVVSRQAALYAEEYGWNSQYEALASRIVADFLDHFDAQRERCWIAERDGDRLGCIFLVQHPERLDTAKLRLLHVEKAARGQGLGRTLVRECVSFARSAGYQQMTLWTQSVLRAAIHLYQQAGFIKAHEAAHHSFGVDLVEQTWELALAASAVQNR from the coding sequence ATGCAAACCGAAGTTGTAGCCCTGCGCCGCTTCAACCGCTTCTACACCCGCAAAGCGGGCACGCTGCGTGAACACCTACTGGATTCACCGTACTCGCTGACAGAGACGCGGGTGTTGTTCGAACTCTCCACGCGCGGCGAAATCTCAGCGCAAGCCATTGCCGCCGAACTCGAACTCGATCCCGGCTATCTCAGCCGGCTCGTGCGGAAGTTCGAAACGGCGAAATTGCTGCGGCGCGAGACCTCGCCACACGACCGGCGGGAGCTACGGCTGACGCTGACGCCGCAGGGCCGGCGCGCATTTGCAGTGGTCAACCAGCGAGCCGACAAGCTGGCGCGAGAGCTGCTGGCGCCGTTGACTGCGGAGCAACAATCCCGCCTCATCCGCTCGATGCAGACCATTGAGGATTTGCTGGGCGACGCCAACCCCGCGCCCTTCGTGCTCCGGCCGCACCGCGCCGGTGACATGGGCTGGGTGGTAAGCCGGCAGGCGGCCCTGTATGCCGAAGAATATGGCTGGAACAGTCAGTACGAAGCGCTCGCCTCCCGCATTGTGGCCGATTTTCTGGATCATTTTGACGCCCAGCGCGAACGCTGCTGGATCGCCGAACGCGATGGCGACCGGCTGGGCTGCATCTTCCTGGTGCAGCACCCCGAGCGGCTCGACACCGCAAAGTTGCGGCTGCTGCACGTGGAGAAAGCAGCGCGCGGACAGGGGCTGGGGCGGACACTGGTGCGGGAATGCGTCAGCTTCGCGCGTTCGGCCGGCTACCAGCAGATGACGCTCTGGACCCAAAGCGTTCTGCGCGCCGCCATCCATCTCTACCAGCAGGCCGGATTCATCAAAGCCCACGAAGCCGCGCACCATAGCTTCGGCGTCGACCTGGTCGAGCAGACGTGGGAACTGGCGTTGGCAGCGAGCGCGGTACAGAACCGCTAA
- a CDS encoding PhzF family phenazine biosynthesis protein yields the protein MGERIVQVDAFAAEQFGGNPAAVCFLRAPREAAWMQKVAREMNLSETAFLERRDDGFGLRWFTPAVEVALCGHATLGSAHAIWEEGLAKPDGLLRFHTQSGVLTAAKQDGWIELDFPAKAEKKAAAPDGLEAALGVRPKYVGRNQYDYLVELESEAAVRGLQPNHGLLRQLKVRGVMVTCRAEKEPYDFVSRFFAPGSGVDEDPVTGSAHCCLGPYWSKRLGKSDLLAYQASPRGGVLRVGVRGERVKLGGQAVTVLRGELA from the coding sequence ATGGGCGAGCGAATCGTGCAGGTGGACGCCTTTGCGGCCGAGCAGTTCGGCGGCAATCCCGCGGCGGTGTGCTTTCTGCGTGCGCCGCGCGAGGCGGCGTGGATGCAGAAAGTGGCGCGGGAGATGAATTTATCGGAGACCGCGTTTCTGGAAAGGCGCGACGACGGCTTCGGGCTGCGCTGGTTCACGCCCGCAGTGGAGGTGGCGCTGTGCGGCCACGCGACGCTGGGCAGCGCGCATGCCATCTGGGAAGAGGGCTTGGCCAAGCCGGACGGGCTGCTGCGTTTTCACACGCAAAGCGGCGTGCTGACGGCGGCGAAGCAGGATGGTTGGATCGAGCTGGATTTTCCCGCCAAGGCAGAAAAGAAAGCGGCGGCGCCGGACGGGCTGGAAGCCGCGCTGGGCGTCCGGCCGAAGTATGTTGGGCGGAATCAGTATGACTACCTGGTGGAGCTGGAATCAGAGGCGGCGGTGCGCGGTCTGCAGCCCAACCATGGGCTACTGCGGCAGCTTAAAGTACGCGGCGTGATGGTGACCTGCCGCGCGGAAAAGGAACCGTACGATTTTGTGTCACGCTTCTTTGCGCCCGGCAGCGGCGTGGACGAGGATCCGGTCACCGGCTCGGCGCACTGCTGCCTCGGGCCTTATTGGTCGAAGCGCCTCGGCAAAAGCGACCTGCTCGCCTACCAGGCCTCGCCGCGCGGCGGCGTGCTGCGCGTGGGCGTGCGCGGCGAGCGGGTGAAGCTCGGCGGCCAGGCGGTCACCGTACTGCGCGGCGAGCTGGCGTAA